A stretch of the Filimonas lacunae genome encodes the following:
- a CDS encoding Crp/Fnr family transcriptional regulator, with product MFEQFKNTFQALDAKKWDEYTSYFTKIKVPAKTTLLQEGAVPKKLFLIETGCLRAYFNNNGKDVTTQFFFENNMIASIESFQKSTPSPITIEAIEPSTVWWIHKKDVNTIVQEITAIPSLRDRFINAIFERTYDYMHHFVAVIRDTPRQRYQNLIQERPQIVQRVPQHYIASYLGITTVHLSRIKSKMAKEKP from the coding sequence ATGTTTGAACAATTCAAAAATACTTTCCAGGCGCTGGATGCTAAAAAATGGGATGAATATACCAGTTACTTCACTAAAATAAAAGTACCTGCTAAAACAACGCTGTTACAGGAAGGAGCAGTTCCTAAAAAGCTTTTTCTCATTGAAACAGGTTGCCTGCGGGCTTATTTTAACAATAACGGTAAAGATGTTACTACCCAGTTCTTTTTTGAAAACAATATGATTGCTTCTATTGAAAGCTTTCAAAAAAGCACACCCAGCCCCATTACTATTGAAGCTATTGAACCCAGCACCGTATGGTGGATACACAAAAAAGACGTGAACACTATTGTGCAGGAAATCACCGCCATCCCCTCCCTGAGAGATAGGTTTATCAATGCCATCTTTGAACGCACCTACGACTACATGCACCATTTCGTTGCCGTTATCCGGGATACGCCCCGGCAGCGTTACCAGAACCTGATACAGGAAAGACCGCAAATAGTGCAGCGTGTTCCGCAACATTATATCGCTTCTTATTTAGGCATCACCACCGTTCACCTCAGCCGCATTAAAAGTAAGATGGCCAAAGAAAAACCGTAG
- a CDS encoding RNA polymerase sigma factor — MEYELVRRLKADDPSSLKEMYAAYWEEIFVYVLKVMKDSEEAQDIVQELFISIWNRRKELEIQSSVRGYLFSSARYITLRHIQNSARRKEFIQLFANAIPDTTPAAISLEVKELDKQIATCLNEDMPERMRLIFRLSREEQLSYKEIASQLGISEETVRKQIYYALKILRSKIQGSTFLFLYFFIFFPKH; from the coding sequence TTGGAATATGAATTAGTCAGGAGATTGAAGGCGGATGATCCCTCTTCTTTAAAGGAGATGTATGCCGCCTACTGGGAGGAGATTTTTGTGTATGTGCTGAAAGTGATGAAAGACTCAGAGGAAGCGCAGGACATTGTACAGGAGTTGTTTATCTCTATCTGGAACAGAAGAAAAGAGCTGGAAATACAAAGCTCGGTAAGAGGGTACCTGTTTTCCAGTGCCCGGTATATTACACTACGCCATATTCAAAACAGCGCGCGGCGAAAAGAGTTTATCCAACTGTTTGCCAATGCCATCCCCGATACAACCCCCGCTGCCATTTCCCTGGAAGTAAAAGAATTGGACAAACAAATTGCCACCTGCCTGAATGAGGATATGCCTGAAAGAATGCGCCTGATTTTCAGGCTTAGCCGTGAGGAGCAGCTTTCTTACAAGGAAATTGCCAGCCAGCTGGGCATTTCTGAGGAAACCGTTCGTAAACAGATCTATTATGCGTTAAAGATCCTGCGTTCTAAAATTCAGGGTTCTACTTTCCTGTTCCTCTACTTTTTTATTTTTTTTCCAAAACACTAG
- a CDS encoding SusC/RagA family TonB-linked outer membrane protein: MRRLFLKSLCLFIVFYLAQCCVLAQSLPARITLSLERSTLKHAIKEIEKQAHVLFFYNEQDLGYGKPVTVRLSGVDLPVALEAVFKEQPLTYKIIEQTVAIKRKDGVLKQYNGLEGSDSVLLTGTVVDSVGNGIAGAVVAVRSSNVKAITSSDGRFVMKQVLMKGDYIDVGSMGYYPASVLYGAQKNILVKLRDSVSRISDVVVTGMMTFNRKTFSGATATYTGQDLKMIANTNVVAALKSLDPSFLLQENNAQGSNPNVLPTINLRGTTSITSSSLQNEFSNDVNQPLLILDNFETDLRTVMNLDMNRLASITILKDAASTAIYGSRASNGVIVIETVKPKADKVRMSYNTDWNFDFPDLSGYNMMNAAEKLQFEQLAGVYGSPTSTLFLQSSYYDPMYTKHLQDVQRGVNTYWLSTPLQTATSQRHSLYVEGGTGTLLFNAGGSYKKANGVMIGSGNDEWTARINTTYRTAKLSVNNNLSINGYNATESPYDSFRTWVNTNPYYTRTSADSMYLWRYGSNKIVNPLYNSSINNFDKSKRWGITNNLQMNYTLSKSFRLQGNVQVSKNVSGTDDFTSPRHTKYADVNYLKKGSYRFYQANNFSYTGNAMLSYARTFRKHMVNVNTRVEISNTENSSNSFTAVGFPTSSNGKLSQAYGYAEGSSPGYVKSVTRRNSFVNTASYSYDMRYAIDVAFNYDGSTAFGKNNVYSPFYSIGASWNLGNEKIVQQLGWINLLRLRANYGVTGNQGFSSYTSITTYSYMDSYNYSGGGVAVSSLGNPDLKWQTTYQTSIGIDAGFMKGRMSINLNGYRKLTDPLVVSINVPTSNGVAIRPQNAGRLNVKGIDGTVSYAPVYQPQQGISWFIRLTGSYYTQQYSHFGNLLKSLNDTLYSTGSLQRYKDGYAPDDIWAVQSLGIDPATGSEVFLKKDGKTRTFDYRSADIVKVGNSRPLLQGTITNSVLWKGFSVSLVFRYLYHQDQMNTALYDKVENLSLSDVINNNVDKRALYSRWKKPGDQSQFKAISLTSTTPISSRFIQRENTLSLESCSMGYDFSRTRWVTGSALFSSIRVTGYMNDIFRLSTIRRERGIDYPYARSVSLSVSATFK, from the coding sequence ATGAGGAGACTATTCTTGAAAAGTCTTTGCCTTTTCATTGTCTTTTATCTGGCACAATGCTGCGTACTGGCGCAGTCTCTACCTGCCAGAATTACCCTTTCGCTGGAAAGAAGTACATTGAAGCATGCCATTAAAGAAATTGAGAAACAGGCGCATGTATTGTTCTTTTATAACGAGCAGGACCTGGGCTATGGTAAGCCGGTAACCGTTCGTTTATCGGGTGTTGATTTGCCCGTCGCACTGGAAGCTGTATTTAAGGAACAGCCGCTCACTTATAAGATTATTGAGCAAACCGTAGCCATTAAAAGAAAAGACGGTGTTTTAAAGCAGTATAATGGCCTGGAGGGCAGCGACTCGGTGTTGTTGACAGGCACTGTGGTAGACAGCGTGGGCAATGGTATTGCCGGTGCCGTGGTGGCTGTGAGAAGCAGCAATGTAAAAGCAATTACCAGTTCGGATGGCCGCTTTGTGATGAAGCAGGTGTTAATGAAAGGGGATTATATTGATGTAGGTTCTATGGGCTATTATCCTGCATCGGTATTGTATGGCGCGCAGAAAAATATACTGGTGAAGTTAAGGGATAGTGTTTCGCGTATCAGCGACGTGGTAGTAACAGGGATGATGACCTTTAACAGGAAGACCTTTTCCGGTGCTACGGCCACCTATACCGGGCAGGATTTGAAAATGATCGCTAATACCAATGTGGTGGCTGCTTTAAAATCTCTGGACCCTTCTTTTCTTTTGCAGGAAAACAATGCACAGGGTTCTAACCCCAACGTGCTGCCTACTATTAACCTGCGGGGTACCACCAGTATTACCTCTTCTTCTTTACAGAATGAATTCTCCAACGATGTAAACCAGCCGTTGCTGATACTGGACAATTTTGAAACAGACCTGCGTACAGTAATGAACCTTGACATGAACCGCCTGGCTTCTATTACCATACTGAAAGATGCGGCTTCTACGGCTATTTATGGTTCGCGTGCCTCTAATGGTGTTATCGTTATTGAAACGGTAAAACCCAAAGCCGATAAGGTAAGGATGAGTTACAACACGGACTGGAATTTTGATTTTCCCGATCTCTCTGGTTACAATATGATGAATGCAGCAGAGAAGCTACAGTTTGAACAGCTGGCGGGAGTATATGGTTCGCCCACTTCTACTTTATTTCTGCAAAGCAGTTATTACGATCCCATGTACACTAAGCATTTGCAGGATGTGCAACGTGGCGTAAACACCTACTGGCTAAGCACGCCATTACAAACCGCTACTTCGCAACGGCATAGTTTGTATGTGGAAGGCGGCACGGGAACGCTGCTGTTTAATGCCGGCGGCAGCTATAAAAAAGCAAATGGTGTAATGATTGGTTCGGGTAATGATGAGTGGACGGCCCGTATAAACACTACTTACCGAACAGCTAAGCTGTCGGTAAATAATAACCTGTCTATTAACGGGTATAATGCCACTGAGTCGCCTTACGATTCTTTCCGCACCTGGGTAAACACCAATCCTTATTACACCAGGACCAGTGCAGACTCTATGTATCTGTGGAGATATGGATCTAACAAGATTGTAAATCCTCTGTATAATTCTTCTATCAACAATTTCGATAAATCGAAAAGGTGGGGTATTACCAATAACCTGCAAATGAATTATACGCTTAGCAAAAGCTTCCGGTTACAGGGTAATGTGCAGGTGAGTAAAAATGTTTCGGGCACGGATGATTTTACCTCGCCGCGCCATACAAAGTATGCTGATGTAAATTACCTGAAAAAAGGAAGCTACCGTTTTTACCAGGCGAACAACTTTTCTTATACAGGCAATGCCATGTTAAGCTATGCGCGAACTTTTCGCAAGCATATGGTAAACGTGAACACCCGCGTAGAAATCAGCAATACAGAAAACTCGTCTAATTCCTTTACCGCAGTAGGGTTTCCTACTTCCAGCAATGGCAAACTTTCGCAGGCATATGGGTATGCAGAAGGCAGCAGCCCCGGTTATGTAAAATCGGTTACCCGCAGAAACTCTTTTGTCAATACCGCTTCGTATAGTTACGACATGCGTTATGCCATAGACGTGGCTTTTAACTATGATGGGTCTACTGCATTTGGTAAAAACAACGTGTATTCTCCTTTCTATTCCATAGGGGCGAGCTGGAACCTGGGTAACGAGAAAATAGTGCAGCAGCTGGGTTGGATTAACCTGTTGCGCTTGCGTGCCAACTATGGTGTTACAGGGAACCAGGGCTTTTCTTCCTATACCTCCATTACTACTTATTCTTATATGGATAGCTATAATTATAGCGGCGGAGGGGTAGCAGTAAGTTCGTTAGGTAACCCCGACCTGAAATGGCAAACTACTTACCAAACCAGCATAGGTATTGATGCCGGGTTTATGAAGGGCAGGATGAGTATTAACCTGAACGGCTACCGAAAATTAACCGATCCGCTGGTGGTATCGATAAACGTACCCACTTCCAACGGGGTGGCTATCAGGCCGCAAAATGCTGGCCGGTTGAATGTGAAAGGGATTGATGGTACTGTTTCTTATGCGCCTGTTTATCAACCGCAACAGGGTATATCGTGGTTTATTCGTTTAACCGGTTCGTACTACACGCAGCAGTATAGCCATTTTGGAAACCTGTTAAAAAGTTTAAATGATACCCTATACAGCACGGGGTCGCTGCAGCGGTATAAGGATGGCTATGCGCCGGATGATATATGGGCTGTTCAGTCGCTGGGCATTGATCCTGCTACCGGCAGTGAGGTGTTTCTGAAAAAAGATGGCAAAACCCGCACCTTCGATTACCGTTCGGCCGATATCGTGAAAGTGGGCAACAGCCGCCCGCTGTTACAGGGTACCATTACTAATAGTGTGTTGTGGAAAGGATTTTCCGTAAGCCTGGTGTTCCGTTATCTCTACCACCAGGACCAGATGAATACTGCCTTATATGATAAAGTAGAAAATCTTTCCTTATCAGACGTGATCAATAATAACGTAGATAAAAGGGCGCTGTACAGTCGTTGGAAAAAACCGGGCGATCAGTCGCAGTTTAAAGCTATTTCGCTTACATCTACAACGCCCATTTCCTCCCGGTTTATCCAGCGGGAAAATACCTTGTCGCTGGAGTCGTGTTCTATGGGATATGATTTTAGCAGAACACGTTGGGTAACCGGTTCTGCTTTGTTTTCCAGCATCCGGGTAACGGGTTATATGAACGATATTTTTCGCCTGAGCACCATCCGGCGCGAAAGAGGTATTGATTACCCCTATGCCCGATCTGTTTCGCTGAGTGTTAGCGCCACCTTTAAATAA
- a CDS encoding FecR family protein produces MKEMELEDYIEKYLNNTASEAEKQLVDAWFEKVQNTESYPSYNRNAIEYAMWVQIEAAMNREKTTRPARIFSFGRLSRVAVLVGVVALLGIGYYQWSKHAATTMAYNNGHRVSRKAATNGGFIAMQQDKMVKIEDLAGDAATVIGNLSFRKSGDGIVINSVGNHFSDTSAIAIITPKGKFLQLTLPDNTVVKLNVASELRLAQNYLQQRTLQLSGEAFFNVVHNEQLPFRVHVGNAIVEDIGTRFNIQAYEGQATQVVTTVIEGAAKVISLNNAHTQVIDTKTITANQQAIVLPKPTSVAILNNADEIKSAVAWEQGYFLFYNSDIKDILRSVGDWYNVKFDIGANVKGAFSGGLSRAANLNAMLEVLETSGNCQFEIISPNEIKVTSTESKSR; encoded by the coding sequence ATGAAGGAAATGGAGCTGGAAGACTACATTGAAAAGTATTTAAATAACACTGCCTCAGAAGCGGAAAAGCAATTGGTGGATGCCTGGTTTGAAAAAGTGCAGAACACGGAAAGCTACCCGTCGTACAACCGCAACGCAATAGAGTATGCCATGTGGGTGCAGATAGAAGCGGCTATGAACCGGGAAAAGACAACCCGGCCTGCGAGGATATTTTCTTTTGGCAGGCTATCCAGGGTGGCGGTGTTGGTGGGTGTTGTAGCATTGCTGGGCATAGGCTATTATCAATGGAGCAAACATGCAGCCACAACAATGGCATATAACAATGGGCACCGGGTTAGCCGCAAAGCGGCCACCAATGGTGGCTTTATAGCCATGCAGCAGGATAAAATGGTGAAGATTGAAGACCTGGCCGGCGATGCCGCTACTGTTATTGGTAACCTCAGTTTTCGTAAATCGGGCGATGGTATTGTTATTAACAGCGTAGGTAATCACTTTTCTGATACATCCGCTATTGCTATTATTACCCCTAAAGGCAAGTTTTTGCAGCTGACCTTGCCCGATAATACTGTAGTGAAACTGAACGTGGCCAGTGAACTGCGGCTGGCGCAAAACTACCTGCAGCAACGGACGCTTCAATTATCAGGCGAAGCATTTTTTAATGTAGTGCACAATGAACAACTGCCCTTCCGTGTTCATGTGGGCAATGCTATTGTAGAAGACATTGGCACCCGTTTTAATATTCAGGCCTATGAGGGGCAGGCAACGCAGGTAGTAACTACGGTGATAGAAGGGGCCGCCAAGGTAATTTCGCTGAACAATGCACATACGCAGGTAATAGATACTAAAACCATCACTGCCAACCAGCAGGCTATTGTATTGCCAAAACCAACCAGCGTGGCCATATTGAACAATGCCGATGAAATTAAAAGTGCCGTGGCCTGGGAGCAGGGATATTTTCTTTTCTATAATTCAGATATCAAAGATATCCTTCGTAGCGTGGGAGATTGGTATAATGTAAAGTTTGATATAGGCGCTAATGTAAAAGGTGCCTTTAGTGGTGGTTTGTCGCGTGCTGCCAACCTCAATGCCATGTTGGAAGTGCTGGAAACTTCCGGCAACTGCCAATTTGAGATTATTAGCCCTAACGAAATAAAAGTAACGAGTACTGAAAGTAAAAGCAGGTAA
- a CDS encoding DoxX family protein, giving the protein MKKQQIIYWSATGLFCLWMIANAYAYLTSAQAQALCTHFGFPGYFRIELAIAKIAGVIALLLPIIPARLKEWAYTGFTITVISGFIAHLCSGDSLPASLSALVALAILFTSYYQYHHFKSI; this is encoded by the coding sequence ATGAAAAAGCAGCAAATTATTTATTGGAGCGCAACGGGCCTGTTCTGCCTTTGGATGATAGCCAACGCTTACGCCTACCTTACCTCAGCACAAGCCCAAGCCCTTTGTACACATTTTGGATTTCCCGGTTATTTCAGGATAGAATTGGCGATAGCTAAAATAGCAGGCGTAATAGCACTGCTGCTACCCATCATCCCTGCCCGGCTAAAAGAATGGGCCTATACCGGCTTTACCATCACCGTTATTTCAGGTTTTATTGCCCATCTCTGTTCGGGTGATTCACTGCCCGCTTCGCTATCTGCCCTGGTGGCTTTAGCAATCTTATTCACTTCTTATTATCAATATCATCATTTTAAAAGCATATAA
- a CDS encoding glycoside hydrolase family 2 TIM barrel-domain containing protein, whose amino-acid sequence MKRNCHLLIVLLALLALTPTLQAQHQEKRYQDTTTARRGVPWLDETIAEEHRLPMHATFYSYESEAKATKGNWRESENYLSLDGPWRFYYVNKPDELPAGFEKNSFNDTQWPLFPVPGNWELNGYGFPIYTTDGFEFRYLMKQLTPPAVPLSFDPTAVYRREVEIPANWNGKQVVLHIGAAKSNLSVWVNGAYVGYGEDSKLPSEFDITPYLHKGKNLVTLKVMRWCDGNYLEDQDMWRISGIERSCFLVARNPVHLYDVELQPELDAAYKDAILQVHCLLNQPPQQGMKAEIVLWKAGKQIAAITRAFDSARLHCALPVKAPLLWTAETPELYQVSISIRDAGGRLLETTTQQTGFRTIAIKDGMLLVNGQPILIKGVNRHETDPQTGHVISREAMIKDIQLMKQFNINAVRCSHYPNSETWLELCDEYGLYVIDEANIESHGMGYDITRTMANRPTWVTAHLLRVQRMMERDKNHPSIIIWSMGNEAGNGYNFYSCYLWMKQRDSSRPVQYERAVADYRRLTWEWNSDVINPMYTSPGAMVEYVKNNPQPVRPFVLVEYAHAMGNSLGNFTDYWKVIRNNKKHFQGGYIWDFVDQSFQRPNSKGDTVYTYGGDYEPEEAVTDWNFTAKGIFYANRTPYPHAWEMKKVYQDIHTRLSGTDSITIYNERFFTAIKGIALQWELVVDGKKVQSGEVKDWQVAPQQYVTLHLPYNKPTTGEAFLNLAYSTTTAQPLVPAGWVVATEQLPVQVAQPVMVVVQSAGTITRKELPGKLQFSGNKLTVAFDKATGKLCEYNSRGAALLDTAYAVTPNFWRAPTDNDYGAKTPVKLQAWKQATQQQVLSGITDTLRNGLAIVQASYQLPAVKATLHIRYEFNAAGKMLVQQWLEASADTSVKVAVMPRFGMHWILPKGFEYVHYYGRGPQENYADRNFAAQVGIYQQTVDAQYFPYVVPQETGNKTEVRWWHIINKQGRGLRVYSDSLLSISALHFFDSDLDNGAKRNQRHAANLVKREQTQLNIDGKQMGVGGIDSWGAMPLQQYLLPYGNYRYSYMIEPL is encoded by the coding sequence ATGAAGAGGAATTGCCATTTGTTGATAGTGCTGCTGGCGCTGCTTGCCTTAACCCCGACCTTACAGGCGCAGCACCAGGAGAAACGTTACCAGGATACCACAACTGCACGCCGGGGAGTGCCCTGGCTCGATGAAACCATTGCCGAGGAGCACCGGCTGCCCATGCATGCTACCTTTTACAGTTATGAAAGTGAAGCCAAAGCTACAAAGGGTAACTGGCGGGAGTCGGAAAATTATCTTTCCCTGGATGGCCCCTGGCGGTTTTATTATGTGAACAAGCCGGACGAATTACCGGCCGGTTTTGAAAAAAACAGCTTTAACGATACTCAATGGCCTTTATTCCCTGTGCCAGGTAACTGGGAACTGAATGGCTATGGATTTCCCATTTATACCACTGATGGTTTTGAATTCAGGTATCTGATGAAGCAGTTGACGCCCCCGGCGGTGCCGCTTAGTTTTGATCCTACGGCGGTATATCGCCGAGAAGTAGAGATTCCGGCTAACTGGAATGGCAAACAGGTGGTGTTGCATATTGGTGCGGCCAAGTCTAACCTGAGTGTATGGGTAAACGGGGCTTATGTGGGATATGGAGAGGATAGCAAGCTGCCTTCTGAATTTGATATTACCCCTTACCTGCACAAGGGAAAGAACCTGGTAACATTGAAGGTAATGCGCTGGTGCGATGGCAACTACCTGGAAGACCAGGATATGTGGCGTATCAGTGGTATTGAGCGTAGTTGCTTTCTGGTGGCGCGCAATCCCGTGCATTTGTATGATGTAGAACTACAGCCAGAACTGGACGCAGCTTATAAAGATGCCATCCTGCAGGTGCATTGCCTGCTGAACCAACCGCCACAGCAGGGGATGAAGGCTGAGATAGTGTTATGGAAAGCGGGGAAACAGATAGCGGCTATTACCCGTGCATTTGATTCGGCCCGCTTGCATTGCGCATTACCGGTAAAAGCGCCGTTATTATGGACAGCGGAAACGCCGGAGTTATACCAGGTAAGCATCAGTATCCGGGATGCCGGTGGTCGCCTGCTGGAAACCACTACACAGCAAACCGGCTTTCGCACGATAGCTATTAAGGATGGCATGTTGCTGGTGAATGGCCAGCCTATTTTAATCAAAGGCGTGAACCGGCATGAAACCGATCCGCAAACCGGACATGTCATTTCCCGCGAAGCCATGATTAAGGATATACAACTGATGAAGCAATTCAATATCAATGCTGTCAGATGCTCGCATTATCCCAATAGTGAAACCTGGCTGGAGCTATGTGATGAATATGGATTGTACGTTATAGATGAAGCCAATATTGAATCGCATGGTATGGGTTATGATATTACGCGCACAATGGCTAATCGTCCCACTTGGGTTACAGCCCATCTGTTGCGTGTGCAGCGTATGATGGAAAGAGATAAGAATCATCCTTCTATTATTATATGGAGCATGGGAAATGAAGCGGGTAACGGGTATAACTTTTATTCCTGCTATCTGTGGATGAAGCAGCGCGATAGCAGCAGACCTGTGCAATACGAAAGGGCGGTGGCCGATTATCGCCGCCTTACCTGGGAGTGGAATTCGGATGTGATTAACCCGATGTATACATCGCCGGGTGCTATGGTGGAGTATGTGAAGAACAACCCGCAGCCGGTGCGTCCTTTTGTGCTGGTGGAATATGCGCATGCTATGGGTAACTCGCTGGGCAATTTCACCGATTACTGGAAAGTGATACGCAATAACAAAAAGCATTTCCAGGGTGGCTATATCTGGGATTTTGTAGACCAGAGTTTTCAACGCCCGAACAGCAAGGGGGATACAGTATACACCTATGGTGGCGACTATGAGCCGGAAGAAGCGGTTACCGACTGGAACTTTACTGCCAAAGGTATTTTCTATGCCAACCGCACGCCATACCCACATGCCTGGGAAATGAAAAAGGTATACCAGGATATACATACCCGCTTATCGGGAACTGATTCTATTACCATTTATAATGAAAGGTTTTTTACAGCTATAAAAGGGATAGCGTTGCAATGGGAGTTGGTAGTAGATGGCAAAAAGGTGCAAAGCGGTGAGGTGAAGGATTGGCAGGTGGCTCCTCAACAGTATGTTACCCTGCACCTGCCTTATAACAAACCCACCACAGGCGAAGCGTTCCTGAACCTGGCATATAGTACCACAACAGCGCAGCCGCTGGTGCCTGCTGGCTGGGTAGTGGCTACCGAGCAGTTGCCTGTGCAGGTGGCGCAGCCGGTAATGGTGGTGGTGCAAAGCGCCGGTACTATTACACGCAAGGAGTTGCCTGGTAAACTACAGTTTAGTGGCAATAAGCTTACAGTGGCTTTTGATAAGGCTACCGGTAAGCTGTGTGAATATAATAGCCGGGGAGCTGCTTTGCTGGACACGGCCTATGCGGTTACGCCCAATTTCTGGCGTGCCCCTACAGATAATGATTACGGCGCCAAAACGCCTGTGAAATTACAGGCATGGAAGCAAGCCACGCAACAGCAGGTGTTATCAGGGATAACAGATACGCTGCGTAACGGATTGGCTATAGTGCAGGCCAGCTACCAGCTGCCTGCTGTAAAAGCCACCCTGCATATTCGTTATGAGTTCAATGCTGCTGGTAAAATGCTGGTGCAGCAATGGCTGGAAGCCAGTGCAGATACTTCGGTGAAAGTAGCAGTAATGCCCAGGTTTGGAATGCATTGGATATTGCCCAAAGGGTTTGAGTACGTGCATTATTATGGAAGAGGTCCACAGGAAAACTACGCCGACAGGAATTTTGCGGCACAGGTAGGTATTTATCAGCAAACGGTGGATGCGCAATACTTTCCTTATGTGGTGCCACAGGAAACAGGTAACAAAACCGAGGTGCGTTGGTGGCATATCATCAATAAGCAGGGCAGGGGATTGCGTGTATATAGCGATTCACTTTTAAGCATCAGTGCTTTGCATTTTTTTGACAGCGACCTGGATAATGGAGCCAAACGTAACCAGCGTCATGCCGCCAACCTGGTAAAGCGCGAGCAAACACAACTGAATATAGATGGTAAACAAATGGGGGTGGGCGGTATTGACAGCTGGGGTGCTATGCCACTGCAACAATATCTGTTGCCTTATGGTAATTACCGGTATAGTTATATGATAGAGCCTTTGTAA
- a CDS encoding quinone oxidoreductase family protein encodes MKAVVLFPQNQAPQYINNFPEPVASNENQLVLSVKAAAIKNLDKARASGKHYSTQGDIQQAKVIGGDGVGILADGTRVFALGVTGMVAEKAIVEKNKTIALPEGIDDATAAALPNAVAGSAMALRFRAAMQAGETVLINGATGFTGVIAVQIARHYGAKKIIVTGRNEQTLQSLLQLGADEIVSLKQSEENITAQLKQIHTVTPIDIIIDYLWGRSAELLLEVLKGTGTFTHKTRFVSIGAVTGDTIQLSAETIRSVDLQLSGSGLGSWSRAEFQQLFTDIIPEMFQLAADHQLQADTVNIRLEELESLWQTTDTDGKRLVVII; translated from the coding sequence ATGAAAGCAGTTGTATTATTTCCGCAAAATCAGGCTCCTCAATATATCAACAACTTTCCGGAGCCTGTTGCCAGTAACGAAAACCAACTGGTACTATCTGTAAAAGCCGCTGCTATTAAAAACCTGGATAAGGCAAGGGCCAGCGGCAAACATTATTCTACTCAAGGCGATATACAACAGGCCAAAGTAATTGGTGGCGATGGTGTGGGCATTTTAGCTGATGGCACAAGAGTATTTGCTTTGGGTGTTACAGGTATGGTAGCAGAAAAAGCCATTGTAGAAAAGAATAAAACAATAGCACTACCCGAGGGCATAGATGACGCTACCGCTGCCGCTTTGCCCAATGCAGTAGCCGGCTCGGCAATGGCACTGCGTTTCAGAGCCGCTATGCAGGCAGGAGAAACCGTACTCATTAATGGCGCCACAGGTTTTACAGGCGTTATAGCGGTGCAGATTGCCCGGCATTATGGCGCTAAAAAAATTATAGTAACGGGCAGAAATGAACAAACCCTGCAATCCCTGCTACAACTGGGCGCAGATGAAATAGTATCACTGAAACAGAGTGAGGAAAACATTACGGCACAACTGAAACAAATACATACCGTTACACCTATTGATATTATTATTGATTATTTATGGGGGCGTTCTGCCGAATTGCTACTGGAGGTATTAAAAGGCACCGGCACCTTTACACATAAAACCCGTTTTGTTTCTATTGGCGCTGTAACAGGCGATACTATTCAATTGTCTGCAGAAACAATCAGAAGTGTGGATCTGCAATTATCCGGCTCCGGCCTGGGTAGCTGGAGCAGGGCAGAATTTCAGCAATTGTTTACAGACATCATACCTGAAATGTTTCAACTGGCGGCAGATCACCAGCTACAGGCAGATACCGTAAACATTCGATTAGAAGAACTGGAATCCCTGTGGCAAACAACAGATACAGACGGCAAAAGATTAGTGGTCATCATTTAA
- a CDS encoding cysteine hydrolase family protein, which translates to MSNNSNTALLVMDMQTAMLGMIPEAATLTGKVAQAIESARSNNISVIYVVVGFRAGAPEISANNKGFMASKPMFANITPAEFTAIHPSVAPQENECVVVKRRVSAFTGSDLEVVLRAFQIQHLVLTGIATSGVVLSTLREAADKDYRITVLGDGCADREEEVHQFLNTRIFPRQADVVTVEEWIAGV; encoded by the coding sequence ATGAGCAACAACAGCAACACTGCTTTATTAGTAATGGACATGCAAACAGCTATGTTGGGTATGATACCGGAAGCAGCCACACTTACCGGTAAGGTGGCACAGGCTATAGAAAGCGCCCGCAGCAATAACATATCGGTGATTTATGTGGTGGTGGGTTTCAGGGCCGGAGCGCCGGAGATAAGCGCGAATAACAAAGGGTTTATGGCCAGCAAACCCATGTTTGCCAATATTACCCCGGCTGAGTTTACGGCCATACACCCCAGCGTGGCGCCACAGGAAAACGAATGTGTGGTGGTAAAGCGCCGGGTAAGTGCTTTTACCGGCAGCGACCTGGAAGTGGTATTGCGTGCTTTTCAAATTCAGCACCTGGTGTTAACAGGTATTGCTACCAGCGGGGTGGTATTATCTACTTTGCGCGAAGCGGCCGATAAAGATTACCGTATTACGGTGTTGGGCGATGGCTGTGCCGACAGGGAAGAGGAAGTGCACCAGTTTTTAAATACCCGGATATTTCCACGCCAGGCCGACGTGGTTACTGTGGAAGAATGGATAGCTGGTGTATAA